In Pseudomonas sp. MYb327, one DNA window encodes the following:
- the tagH gene encoding type VI secretion system-associated FHA domain protein TagH, whose amino-acid sequence MELVFEMLSSKQFVPTDLCHKTFTQAGGVIGRGEDCDWIIPDRKRHLSSHHATVSFHNGAFLLTDTSSNGIQDGVSGGHLIKGEAVRIETGSFYLLGDFEIRARLSYDSPRANIESPGSRTPFNVIPDDVFLDLDPLKLLEQQELMHREVDELSALDTPYQEPMQRADFARIDMENLRVPVLIDVPPDPAPITTPEVGEGQNEDFWEHFGAALGVDLKGLDRASREALALNAAGMLKQSISGLQQSLRTRNELKNDLRLAQSTVQGFQTNPFRFAVDAGEALELLLLTNKSGQISADQVIPRAFRDLQAHQVASLTASRAAVRGALEHFSPQQLTLRFERDSKSLFATSGSRWRAFSRYHQALLQDDDWSERLLTRDFAQAYEEQIRLISILHADYPG is encoded by the coding sequence ATGGAACTGGTTTTCGAAATGCTGAGCAGCAAGCAGTTCGTGCCGACAGATTTGTGCCACAAGACCTTCACGCAGGCAGGCGGCGTGATCGGTCGTGGCGAGGATTGCGACTGGATTATTCCTGACCGCAAGCGGCATCTTTCCAGCCATCACGCGACAGTCAGCTTCCACAATGGCGCGTTTCTTCTGACGGATACCAGCAGCAACGGTATCCAGGATGGTGTAAGCGGTGGCCACCTGATCAAGGGTGAGGCGGTACGTATCGAGACGGGCAGTTTTTACTTGCTGGGTGATTTCGAGATCCGGGCACGACTGAGTTATGACTCACCACGAGCCAACATCGAATCCCCTGGTTCACGAACGCCATTTAACGTCATTCCCGACGATGTCTTTCTCGACCTCGATCCTTTGAAGTTGCTGGAACAACAAGAGCTGATGCATCGCGAGGTCGACGAATTGTCCGCGCTCGACACACCTTATCAGGAGCCCATGCAACGTGCCGACTTCGCACGTATCGACATGGAAAACCTGAGGGTCCCGGTTCTGATCGATGTCCCGCCTGACCCTGCGCCAATCACGACGCCAGAAGTTGGCGAAGGCCAGAATGAAGATTTCTGGGAGCACTTTGGTGCCGCATTGGGAGTAGACCTCAAGGGCCTTGATCGTGCCTCCCGTGAAGCATTGGCGCTGAATGCTGCCGGTATGCTCAAGCAGAGCATCAGCGGTTTGCAGCAGAGTCTGCGTACCCGAAACGAGCTGAAAAACGACCTGCGTTTAGCCCAGTCGACCGTGCAAGGCTTCCAGACGAATCCATTCAGATTTGCCGTCGATGCGGGCGAAGCGTTGGAGCTGCTTTTGCTGACAAACAAGTCGGGTCAGATATCCGCGGATCAAGTGATCCCACGCGCGTTCCGTGATTTGCAGGCGCATCAAGTCGCCTCGCTCACGGCCAGCCGCGCAGCAGTTCGAGGGGCCTTGGAACACTTTTCGCCGCAACAGCTGACGCTGCGTTTTGAGCGCGATAGCAAGTCGCTGTTCGCCACTTCCGGCAGCCGTTGGCGGGCTTTCAGCCGGTATCACCAGGCGCTGCTTCAGGATGACGATTGGAGCGAACGTTTGCTGACACGTGACTTCGCCCAGGCTTACGAAGAGCAGATTCGCCTGATTTCGATCCTCCATGCCGACTACCCAGGATGA
- the tssK gene encoding type VI secretion system baseplate subunit TssK, with translation MSTHKVIWQEGMLLRPQHFQHNDRYHDHQLKVRTQLLGSYTWGFLSLEVDSQFLNMGKLVISQASGVLPDGSFFEIGGSTKPLALDVPANTGNTPVYLALPLVTGNHVESRRPEQGDVLARYIAYEMEVADSSAGDSSASQISCARPDFRLLLGEQQSDQVYVKLKICEVLATTPDGVISLDPDFVPTYLQAHSSNYLLSCLKEVISMLGHRGDTIAERIRSNGKVGGAEVGDFMMLQLINRTELLLRHYLNLEQVHPQALYCTLLTLLGELATFSSDSKRPRLDSRYEHSDQGASFRKLMEAIRQVLSMVLEQHAVELVMQARQYGIIVSPLQDHNLLGSASFVLAASANCDGEELRHRLPAHLKVGPVESIRQLVNLHLPGIKIKPLAVAPRQIAFHANKTYFILELSSDDLAQLQRSGGFAFHVSGEFAELELNFWAIRN, from the coding sequence ATGAGCACTCATAAAGTCATTTGGCAGGAAGGCATGTTGCTGCGTCCCCAGCACTTCCAGCACAACGATCGATACCACGACCATCAACTGAAGGTTCGTACGCAATTGCTGGGCAGCTACACATGGGGCTTCTTGAGCCTGGAAGTCGATTCGCAGTTCCTTAACATGGGCAAACTGGTGATCAGCCAGGCGTCGGGAGTTCTGCCCGATGGCAGCTTCTTCGAGATCGGGGGCAGTACCAAGCCGCTGGCGCTGGATGTGCCTGCCAATACCGGTAATACACCGGTTTATCTGGCTCTGCCGCTTGTGACTGGCAATCATGTCGAGTCCCGTCGTCCGGAGCAGGGTGACGTACTGGCGCGTTACATCGCTTATGAAATGGAAGTTGCGGACTCCAGCGCAGGTGACAGCTCTGCCAGCCAAATCAGCTGCGCCCGCCCGGACTTCCGCTTGCTGCTTGGCGAACAGCAAAGCGATCAGGTCTATGTAAAGCTGAAAATCTGCGAAGTCCTCGCCACCACGCCCGATGGCGTGATCAGCCTCGACCCGGATTTCGTTCCGACTTACCTTCAGGCGCATTCATCCAACTATCTGCTTTCGTGCCTGAAAGAAGTGATCAGCATGCTCGGTCATCGGGGCGACACCATCGCCGAGCGGATTCGCTCCAATGGCAAAGTGGGGGGCGCGGAAGTCGGTGATTTCATGATGCTGCAATTGATTAACCGCACCGAGTTGCTATTGCGGCATTACCTCAATCTGGAGCAGGTTCACCCGCAAGCGCTGTACTGCACGTTACTGACCCTGCTTGGCGAGCTGGCGACTTTCTCCAGTGACAGCAAGCGTCCGCGTCTGGATAGTCGCTATGAGCACAGCGACCAGGGCGCAAGCTTTCGCAAGCTGATGGAAGCGATTCGCCAGGTGCTGTCGATGGTGCTCGAACAGCATGCGGTCGAACTGGTAATGCAGGCGCGTCAGTACGGGATCATCGTTTCGCCTTTACAGGATCATAATTTGTTGGGTTCGGCCTCGTTCGTGCTGGCAGCAAGTGCCAACTGCGATGGCGAAGAACTGCGCCATCGGTTGCCGGCCCACCTCAAGGTCGGCCCGGTCGAAAGCATTCGTCAACTGGTCAACCTCCATCTGCCTGGAATCAAGATCAAGCCATTGGCAGTCGCGCCGCGGCAAATCGCTTTCCATGCCAACAAAACCTATTTCATCCTCGAGTTGAGTTCCGACGACCTGGCACAGCTCCAGCGCTCAGGTGGTTTCGCGTTCCACGTTTCCGGTGAGTTTGCCGAGCTCGAACTTAATTTTTGGGCTATCAGGAACTGA
- the tssJ gene encoding type VI secretion system lipoprotein TssJ, translating into MSRCPTVFFKALTVLLVMVSLAGCFSLSPYSSVTKLNLQLTASDQLNPDLNGRPSPIVVRLFELRHPVAFENADFFSLYERAKESLAPDLVTSEELDLRPGETVSLKLSVKKGSRYVGILAAYRDLPETRWRYTVPITPAGITSVDLTLDQAGIRNNHETLARADD; encoded by the coding sequence ATGTCTCGCTGCCCGACCGTTTTTTTCAAAGCGTTGACTGTGCTCTTGGTGATGGTTTCATTGGCCGGCTGCTTTTCGTTGTCGCCCTATTCCAGCGTGACCAAGCTCAATCTGCAGCTGACAGCCAGTGACCAACTGAACCCGGATCTCAACGGACGCCCGTCGCCGATCGTTGTTCGCCTGTTTGAGCTCAGGCACCCGGTTGCTTTCGAAAATGCTGATTTTTTCAGCCTCTACGAACGCGCCAAGGAATCCCTGGCCCCGGACCTGGTGACTAGCGAGGAGCTGGACCTGCGCCCCGGTGAAACCGTGAGTCTCAAGCTCAGCGTGAAGAAAGGAAGCCGCTACGTCGGCATTCTCGCCGCTTACCGCGACCTGCCGGAAACCCGATGGCGCTACACCGTGCCCATCACGCCGGCGGGTATTACCAGCGTCGACCTGACACTCGATCAGGCCGGTATACGCAACAATCATGAAACGTTAGCCAGGGCGGATGACTGA
- a CDS encoding sigma 54-interacting transcriptional regulator, producing MLTQVPQPLAYAEALLAQFAGLSQASDGAALLGEFVGGVARLSGCELTQLYLMDGTRSCLRLNAECLNGILQPRDPENLPTDYKAEQLLQFAFYENRVVCLSGLSGSLHETGFLPPQTTPWQSLLCVPLVNQRRSVEGLILCASRRHSDLQGFADSLGQLGSFVLGQLRLLQRACQPTGDAQPVPVSVPNASAYGLIGKSAAMRQTYSLISKVLHTSYTVLLRGETGTGKEVVAQAIHDGSPRRSQAFIVQNCAAFAESLLESELFGYRKGAFTGADRDRVGLFDAANGGTLFLDEIGDMPLSLQAKLLRVLQEGEVRPLGCNDTHKIDVRIIAATHRDLALLVREGRFREDLYYRLAQFPIELPALRQREGDILDLARHFSDKACALLQRDAVRWSDAALSQLACYAFPGNVRELKGLVERAVLLCEGGELLAGHFSLPTDAIAKDSSLHLRERLERVERSLVLECLRKNNGNQTLAARELGLPRRTLLYRLGRLNISSGDLVG from the coding sequence ATGCTTACTCAAGTGCCCCAACCACTGGCCTATGCCGAAGCTTTGCTGGCGCAGTTCGCTGGACTGTCTCAGGCGTCGGATGGTGCTGCGCTGCTAGGGGAATTCGTAGGTGGTGTGGCGCGACTTAGTGGGTGCGAGCTGACGCAGTTGTACCTGATGGACGGAACCCGCTCTTGCCTCCGCCTGAACGCCGAGTGTCTGAACGGCATCCTGCAGCCTCGGGATCCTGAAAATTTGCCGACGGATTACAAGGCAGAACAACTGCTTCAGTTCGCCTTTTACGAGAACCGGGTGGTGTGTCTCAGCGGATTAAGTGGCAGCCTGCACGAGACTGGTTTTTTGCCACCTCAGACCACACCTTGGCAATCGCTGCTGTGTGTGCCGTTGGTCAATCAGCGAAGGAGCGTCGAGGGTTTAATACTCTGCGCCAGTCGCCGCCATAGCGATTTGCAGGGATTTGCCGATTCACTCGGCCAACTGGGTTCGTTCGTGCTTGGGCAGCTCCGTCTGCTGCAACGAGCGTGTCAGCCGACCGGCGATGCACAACCTGTTCCTGTCAGCGTACCGAATGCCAGCGCTTATGGTCTGATCGGCAAAAGTGCAGCCATGCGCCAGACCTATTCGCTGATCAGTAAGGTTCTGCACACCTCCTACACAGTGTTGTTACGCGGTGAGACTGGGACTGGCAAGGAAGTGGTCGCGCAGGCGATTCACGACGGCAGTCCACGGCGTTCTCAGGCGTTTATCGTACAGAACTGCGCGGCGTTCGCCGAAAGCCTTCTGGAAAGTGAATTGTTCGGCTATCGAAAAGGTGCCTTCACCGGTGCCGATCGCGATCGAGTGGGCTTATTCGATGCGGCCAACGGCGGCACCCTGTTTCTTGATGAAATCGGCGATATGCCGTTGTCGCTCCAAGCCAAACTGCTGCGGGTATTGCAGGAGGGCGAGGTCCGACCGCTGGGTTGCAACGACACCCATAAAATCGACGTACGCATTATTGCGGCTACGCATCGCGATTTGGCGTTACTTGTCAGAGAGGGCAGGTTCCGCGAAGACCTGTATTACCGTCTCGCGCAGTTTCCGATTGAACTGCCGGCTCTGCGTCAACGCGAGGGCGACATACTCGATCTCGCTCGGCATTTCTCTGACAAGGCCTGTGCATTACTTCAACGGGATGCAGTGCGCTGGTCCGATGCCGCACTGAGTCAACTGGCTTGCTATGCCTTTCCCGGCAATGTGCGTGAACTCAAAGGGCTGGTTGAGCGCGCGGTGTTGCTGTGCGAGGGCGGCGAATTGTTGGCCGGGCACTTCTCTCTCCCCACGGACGCCATTGCTAAAGACAGCAGCCTTCACCTGCGCGAACGCCTGGAGCGGGTCGAGCGCAGTCTGGTCCTCGAATGTCTGCGTAAAAACAACGGTAATCAGACACTCGCGGCCCGTGAACTCGGGCTTCCGCGTCGCACACTGTTGTATCGCCTCGGGCGCCTGAATATCAGCTCTGGTGATCTCGTTGGCTAG
- the tssF gene encoding type VI secretion system baseplate subunit TssF, giving the protein MSFNHYYQSELTALRELGRRFAERSPALAPFLGQAGRDPDVERLLEGFAFLTGRLRQKLDDELPELSHSLMQLLWPNYMRPLPAFSMLQFAPLTRSEPASMVERDTPVESVPIEGVRCRFRTCYSTEVSALDLVALNYSVKGNGSLLSLRLGMTADGHFGELELKRLRLHFAGERYISQMLYLSLLRNLEGIELIPLDSAGKPVNGANEAPLTLKLSGDRVQPVGFAEDEALMPYPLNTFRGYRYLQEYFAFQDKFLFVDINGLDLLKTLPENSLKEIRGLELRFDINKSGVQRLRPTLENVKLFCTPIVNLFKHDALPVRLDGKQDEHLLLPARYDLENCGVFSVESVTGWRPGGLGYRNYVPFESFEHDPSFDVPVSSPHYSVRQRSSMLHDGLDTYLSFGFGHGEVQETLSIELTCTNQNLPRKLKPGDINQACEQTPAYLGFRNITPVTSCFAPPLNHDFLWKLISNMSLNYLSLADVNALKVILETYDLPRYYDQHAEKVSKRLLDGLKSIKHQHVDRLHRGLPVRGLRTELTIDPQGYIGEGDLFVFASVLNEFFALYASLNSYHELRVISTQGEVYQWTPRMGMQPLL; this is encoded by the coding sequence ATGTCCTTTAACCATTACTACCAAAGCGAACTGACCGCACTTCGAGAGTTAGGCCGTCGGTTCGCCGAACGTAGTCCGGCCCTGGCGCCTTTCCTGGGGCAGGCTGGCCGGGATCCGGATGTAGAGCGATTGCTTGAAGGTTTCGCTTTCTTGACCGGGCGGTTGCGGCAGAAGCTCGATGACGAACTGCCTGAACTTAGCCATTCGTTGATGCAATTGCTATGGCCCAATTACATGCGGCCGCTACCCGCGTTCAGCATGTTGCAGTTCGCCCCATTGACCCGCTCGGAACCCGCGTCGATGGTCGAGCGCGATACACCAGTGGAGAGTGTTCCGATTGAAGGCGTGCGCTGCCGTTTCCGCACGTGTTACTCAACTGAAGTTTCAGCACTGGATCTTGTCGCACTGAACTATTCGGTCAAGGGCAATGGTTCGCTATTGAGTCTGCGGTTGGGAATGACGGCTGACGGGCATTTTGGCGAGCTGGAACTGAAGCGTTTACGCCTGCACTTTGCCGGCGAGCGATACATCAGTCAGATGCTTTACCTGAGCCTCTTGCGCAACCTGGAAGGCATCGAACTGATTCCGCTGGACAGTGCGGGCAAGCCTGTCAATGGGGCGAATGAGGCTCCGTTGACACTCAAGTTGTCTGGCGATCGCGTGCAACCGGTGGGCTTTGCCGAAGATGAAGCGTTGATGCCGTATCCGCTGAATACCTTCCGTGGTTATCGCTACTTGCAGGAGTACTTTGCGTTTCAGGACAAGTTCCTGTTCGTCGATATCAACGGCCTCGACCTGCTCAAAACCTTGCCCGAGAACAGCCTCAAGGAAATCCGTGGCCTGGAGTTGCGCTTCGATATTAACAAGAGCGGAGTTCAGCGACTGCGTCCGACCCTGGAGAACGTGAAGCTCTTCTGCACACCTATCGTGAATTTGTTCAAGCATGACGCGTTGCCCGTTCGACTCGACGGTAAGCAGGATGAGCACCTGCTGTTACCGGCCCGGTATGACCTGGAAAACTGCGGGGTGTTCTCGGTGGAATCGGTCACAGGTTGGAGGCCGGGTGGCCTGGGTTATCGAAACTATGTGCCATTCGAATCCTTTGAGCACGACCCGAGTTTCGACGTACCTGTCAGCAGTCCCCATTACAGCGTCCGCCAGCGTTCTTCGATGCTGCACGATGGACTCGATACGTACCTGAGCTTCGGTTTTGGTCATGGTGAAGTACAGGAAACCTTGTCGATAGAGCTCACGTGCACCAATCAAAACCTGCCACGCAAGCTAAAACCCGGAGACATCAATCAGGCATGTGAACAGACCCCTGCATATCTGGGCTTTCGCAATATCACGCCGGTCACGTCATGTTTTGCGCCGCCACTGAATCATGACTTCCTCTGGAAGTTGATCAGCAACATGTCGCTTAACTACCTGTCCTTGGCTGACGTCAATGCGTTGAAGGTGATTCTCGAAACCTATGACCTGCCACGTTACTACGATCAACACGCAGAAAAAGTCAGCAAACGGCTACTCGATGGCCTGAAGTCGATCAAGCATCAGCACGTCGACAGATTGCATCGGGGGTTGCCGGTCCGCGGATTGCGCACTGAGCTGACCATCGATCCGCAAGGGTACATCGGTGAGGGTGATCTGTTCGTGTTCGCTTCAGTACTCAACGAGTTTTTCGCGCTTTACGCCAGCCTCAATTCGTACCACGAGTTGCGGGTAATCAGCACACAGGGAGAGGTGTACCAATGGACGCCCCGCATGGGTATGCAGCCCCTGCTTTAA
- the tssG gene encoding type VI secretion system baseplate subunit TssG, with amino-acid sequence MDAPHGYAAPALSGLSQVIREYSLFQAVLLVVERLREAHPLLSEEDLYDQLEFQANPSLGFPGCDVDRVEFFEEHGQMRARLRFNLIGLIGSSSPLPAFYGEQALGDSEDGNPTRNFLDLFHHRLQRLMLPIWRKYRYHAGFQSGALDPFSIQLFALIGLGGEEIRKAGELNWKRLLPYLGLLSLRAHSAALIEAVLRYYFKHAELTIEQCIERRVDILDEQHNRLGRANSRLGEDLVLGEHVRDRSGKFRIHIRELNWQRFHEFLPIGFGYQPLCALVRFTLRDPLDYDIRLTLRHEEIRELCIGEQNACRLGWTSWLGRERADGVVTLSSKIHQGCDQ; translated from the coding sequence ATGGACGCCCCGCATGGGTATGCAGCCCCTGCTTTAAGCGGGCTGAGCCAGGTAATACGTGAGTACTCGCTGTTTCAGGCGGTGCTGCTTGTGGTTGAGCGGCTTAGAGAGGCGCACCCGCTTCTGAGCGAAGAAGATTTGTATGACCAGCTCGAGTTCCAGGCCAATCCAAGTCTCGGATTCCCTGGCTGTGACGTGGACAGAGTGGAGTTTTTTGAAGAGCACGGACAGATGCGCGCGCGGCTGCGATTCAATTTGATTGGCCTGATCGGCTCCAGCTCTCCGTTGCCAGCTTTCTACGGCGAACAGGCTTTGGGTGACAGCGAAGACGGCAACCCGACCCGTAACTTCCTCGACCTGTTCCACCATCGCCTGCAACGGCTGATGTTGCCGATCTGGCGCAAGTACCGCTATCACGCAGGATTTCAGAGTGGTGCCCTGGATCCGTTTTCTATCCAGTTGTTTGCCTTGATCGGTCTCGGGGGCGAAGAGATACGCAAAGCCGGTGAGCTGAACTGGAAGCGTCTGTTGCCGTACCTCGGTTTGCTCAGTTTGCGGGCACACTCGGCTGCGCTGATCGAGGCGGTCTTGCGGTATTACTTCAAGCACGCCGAGCTGACGATTGAGCAGTGCATAGAGCGTCGCGTCGACATTCTCGACGAGCAACACAATCGTTTGGGTCGTGCCAACAGCAGGCTCGGCGAAGACCTTGTGTTGGGCGAGCACGTACGTGATCGCAGCGGCAAGTTTCGGATTCACATCCGCGAACTCAACTGGCAACGCTTTCACGAGTTTCTTCCGATCGGCTTCGGTTATCAGCCGCTGTGCGCGCTGGTGCGATTCACGCTGCGTGACCCTCTCGATTACGACATTCGTTTGACCCTGCGCCATGAAGAAATCCGTGAGCTGTGCATTGGTGAACAGAACGCCTGTCGACTGGGGTGGACCAGTTGGCTTGGCCGTGAACGCGCCGACGGTGTGGTGACCCTGAGTAGCAAAATTCATCAAGGATGTGACCAATGA
- a CDS encoding type VI secretion protein: protein MPVRHWQAVLLTVIVLYGVGGCGGNYKFNDNTYRPLGDPQAVYRGK from the coding sequence ATGCCTGTTCGTCACTGGCAAGCCGTCTTGCTGACCGTCATCGTTTTGTACGGCGTTGGCGGTTGCGGCGGCAACTACAAATTCAACGACAACACTTATCGCCCATTGGGTGATCCGCAGGCGGTCTATCGCGGCAAGTGA
- the tssH gene encoding type VI secretion system ATPase TssH yields MINVDLQQLIQALDAETRRDLESSAERCVVRGGSKVLVEDLLLALLERPEGLLGRALQDAEVDAGELAATLHSPIEHGASRNPVFAQELVQWLQDALLVGNLELGQSVVGQAALILALLRNPMRYAGSHYQPLLGKLNIDRLKEFALSRTEFSPAGSSAVTGGTLLERFTHNLSQQARDGTLDPVLCRDDAIRQMVDILACRRKNNPIVVGEAGVGKTAIVEGLALRIAAGEVPPVLQGVELLSLDMGLLQAGASVKGEFERRLKGVIDEVKASPKPIILFIDEAHTLIGAGGTAGGSDAANLLKPALARGELRTIAATTWTEYKRYFEKDPALARRFQPVQLHEPTVSEAVTILRGLAPVYEKSHGIYLRDDAVVAAAELSARYLAGRQLPDKAIDVLDTACARVRISLAAAPQSLENLRGELVEGERQRQALCRDADAGLQIDHVAIESLKARLRDAEEERAVLDAQWTEQMVLAKRLLDLREQLAHARAVVETNADVEVDLDDTAIDSVDGRVGKAQRVEILQTSLDETHRALVEAQVNERLVSFEVCPRLVAEVISAWTGVPLTQLAREHNARVASFATDLRHRIRGQEQAIQALDRSMRATAAGLNKPDAPVGVFLLVGPSGVGKTETALALADLLYGGDRFITTINMSEFQERHTVSRLIGAPPGYIGYGEGGMLTEAVRQKPYSVVLLDEVEKADPDVLNLFYQIFDKGVVNDGEGRQIDFRNTLILMTSNLGSDRISELCENAVRPSAQALEESIRPILSQHFKPALLARMRVVPYYPVSGVVLRELIEVKLGLLSKRLSRRQLDFTYCQSLVEHLAARCAQSENGARLIDHLLELHVLPRVADRLLEAMATGHTLKRAHATLDSDACVVCEFA; encoded by the coding sequence ATGATCAACGTAGACCTGCAACAACTCATCCAGGCGCTCGACGCTGAAACCCGTCGTGACCTGGAAAGTTCTGCCGAACGCTGTGTTGTCCGCGGTGGCAGCAAGGTCCTTGTCGAAGATCTGTTGCTGGCATTGCTGGAGCGACCTGAAGGTCTGCTCGGCCGCGCGTTGCAAGACGCTGAAGTGGATGCGGGTGAACTGGCTGCCACGCTGCATTCGCCGATCGAGCATGGCGCTTCGCGAAATCCGGTGTTCGCTCAGGAGCTGGTGCAGTGGTTGCAGGATGCCTTGCTTGTAGGAAACCTGGAACTGGGTCAAAGCGTGGTTGGGCAAGCGGCGTTGATCCTGGCGCTGCTACGCAATCCGATGCGTTACGCCGGCAGTCATTACCAGCCATTGCTGGGTAAGTTGAATATTGACCGACTGAAAGAATTTGCATTGTCCCGAACAGAGTTTTCGCCCGCGGGCAGTTCTGCTGTCACAGGTGGCACGCTACTGGAGCGCTTCACTCACAACCTTAGTCAGCAAGCTCGTGACGGCACACTAGACCCGGTGTTGTGCCGTGACGATGCGATCCGCCAGATGGTCGACATTCTCGCCTGTCGTCGCAAAAACAACCCAATCGTGGTGGGTGAAGCGGGCGTCGGCAAGACTGCCATCGTTGAAGGCCTCGCCTTGCGCATTGCTGCCGGGGAGGTTCCGCCCGTGTTGCAAGGCGTGGAATTATTATCCCTGGACATGGGGTTGTTGCAGGCCGGTGCCAGCGTCAAGGGAGAGTTCGAGCGGCGCCTTAAAGGCGTAATCGATGAGGTCAAGGCTTCACCGAAACCGATCATTCTGTTCATCGACGAAGCTCATACGCTGATCGGCGCAGGTGGGACTGCTGGCGGATCCGACGCGGCCAACCTGCTCAAGCCGGCTCTGGCCCGTGGCGAGCTGCGAACTATCGCCGCCACCACTTGGACTGAGTACAAACGCTACTTCGAAAAAGACCCTGCCCTGGCCCGGCGTTTTCAACCCGTGCAATTGCACGAGCCCACTGTCAGTGAAGCAGTGACCATCCTTCGTGGCCTGGCTCCTGTGTACGAAAAGAGCCACGGAATCTACCTTCGTGACGACGCTGTGGTAGCGGCCGCCGAACTATCTGCTCGCTACCTTGCAGGTCGTCAGCTACCGGACAAGGCTATCGACGTGCTCGACACCGCATGTGCCCGTGTGCGAATTAGCCTGGCAGCTGCCCCGCAGAGCCTGGAAAATTTGCGCGGTGAACTGGTTGAGGGTGAACGGCAGCGCCAGGCCCTGTGTCGTGACGCCGATGCCGGGTTGCAGATTGACCACGTGGCAATTGAGTCCCTGAAAGCACGCCTGCGTGACGCTGAAGAGGAGCGGGCGGTCCTGGATGCGCAGTGGACTGAGCAAATGGTCCTGGCCAAACGCCTGCTGGATTTGCGGGAGCAATTGGCCCACGCCCGGGCTGTCGTTGAAACGAACGCCGACGTTGAAGTGGATCTGGATGACACCGCGATCGATAGCGTCGATGGGCGAGTTGGCAAAGCCCAGCGCGTGGAAATCCTGCAGACCTCTCTTGACGAAACTCACCGCGCCTTGGTCGAAGCTCAAGTCAATGAACGCCTGGTGAGCTTCGAAGTGTGTCCGCGGCTAGTGGCTGAAGTGATCAGCGCCTGGACCGGGGTGCCATTGACGCAACTGGCCCGAGAGCACAATGCCCGGGTGGCCAGTTTTGCCACCGACCTGCGCCATCGCATTCGCGGTCAAGAGCAAGCCATCCAGGCGCTGGATCGTTCGATGCGTGCAACCGCAGCGGGCCTGAACAAGCCCGATGCGCCAGTGGGCGTTTTTTTGCTCGTTGGCCCAAGTGGCGTTGGCAAGACTGAAACCGCACTGGCGCTCGCAGACTTGCTCTACGGCGGTGATCGTTTCATCACCACCATCAACATGTCCGAGTTTCAGGAACGACATACCGTTTCGCGCCTGATCGGTGCGCCCCCCGGTTACATCGGGTACGGCGAGGGGGGCATGCTCACCGAGGCCGTGCGCCAGAAACCGTATTCGGTCGTGCTGCTTGATGAAGTCGAGAAGGCCGACCCGGACGTGCTCAACCTGTTCTATCAGATTTTCGACAAGGGCGTGGTCAACGACGGAGAAGGGCGCCAGATCGATTTTCGCAACACGCTCATCCTGATGACTTCCAATCTGGGGAGCGACCGGATCAGTGAGCTTTGCGAAAACGCGGTGCGACCCTCCGCGCAAGCACTGGAAGAGTCTATCCGCCCGATACTCAGTCAGCACTTCAAACCGGCTTTGCTGGCGCGAATGCGCGTAGTGCCTTATTACCCGGTCAGCGGAGTTGTCTTGCGCGAGCTGATTGAAGTCAAGCTCGGGCTTCTGAGCAAGCGCCTGTCCCGTCGCCAGCTCGACTTTACTTACTGTCAGAGCCTCGTCGAGCACTTGGCCGCGCGTTGCGCCCAGAGCGAAAACGGTGCTCGACTGATCGATCATCTCCTTGAATTGCACGTGCTGCCGCGGGTGGCCGACCGCTTGCTCGAGGCGATGGCAACCGGGCATACCCTCAAGCGTGCCCACGCAACGTTGGACTCCGATGCCTGTGTTGTCTGTGAGTTCGCCTGA